From one Ictalurus punctatus breed USDA103 chromosome 20, Coco_2.0, whole genome shotgun sequence genomic stretch:
- the LOC108280394 gene encoding death-associated protein kinase 2 isoform X2, translated as MAQFRLQNVEDFYEIGELLGSGHFGQVRELRERTGGTCWAGKFVKLRRSASSRLGMERKSVEHEVTILQSLQHVNIMALRDVFESRAEIVLVVELIRGGELFDFIAAKENVTENEAIDFLKQILKGAGFMHSKQIAHFDLKPENIMLSDKNAEHPEIKIIDFGLAHRFNPGEEYKSLCGTPQYIAPEVINYEPLSVATDMWSIGVITYILLSGISPFQGENDEETLRNIVDMKYDFDEHYFSQTSDMAKDFIEKLLVKDQSERLTAEECLLHPWIKPLTRTQAANRNRSSINLKNFKKFNARRKWKMSYNMVWACNRLCRLQLLCKTAKENEELR; from the exons ATGGCTCAGTTTAGGCTGCAGAACGTGGAGGACTTCTACGAGATCGGAGAGTTACTGGGCAG TGGACACTTCGGGCAGGTGCGGGAGCTGCGAGAGCGAACCGGCGGCACGTGCTGGGCCGGGAAGTTTGTGAAGCTCCGCCGGAGCGCGAGCAGCCGTCTGGGCATGGAGCGGAAGAGCGTGGAGCACGAGGTGACGATCCTGCAGAGTCTGCAGCACGTCAACATCATGGCCTTACGCGACGTCTTCGAGAGCCGGGCCGAGATCGTCCTAGTCGTGGAGCT TATCCGTGGCGGGGAGCTTTTCGACTTCATCGCAGCGAAGGAGAACGTGACGGAGAACGAGGCCATCGACTTCCTGAAGCAGATTCTGAAAGGAGCTGGCTTCATGCACAGCAAACAAATCGCCCACTTTGATCTGAAG cCTGAGAACATCATGTTGTCGGATAAGAACGCAGAGCATCCCGAGATCAAGATCATCGATTTCGGACTCGCCCACCGCTTCAACCCGGGAGAGGAGTACAAGAGTCTGTGTGGCACTCCTCAGTACATAG CTCCTGAGGTGATAAACTACGAGCCGCTGAGCGTAGCCACTGACATGTG GAGTATTGGTGTTATTACCTACATACT ATTAAGCGGTATATCACCTTTCCAAGGAGAAAATGACGAGGAGACACTAAGGAACATTGTGGATATGAAGTACGACTTTGACGAGCATTACTTCAGCCAAACGAGCGACATGGCCAAAGATTTTATTGAGAAGCTGCTCGTAAAAGATCAGAG TGAGAGATTGACAGCTGAGGAATGTTTACTCCACCCCTGGATAAAG ccactCACACGTACGCAGGCAGCTAACAGGAATCGCTCGTCCATCAACTTGAAGAACTTCAAGAAGTTCAACGCCAGGAGAAAGtggaag ATGTCCTATAACATGGTCTGGGCGTGTAACAGACTTTGTCGTCTGCAGTTGCTCTGCAAGACAGCCAAAGAGAACGAGGAGCTG AGATGA
- the LOC108280394 gene encoding death-associated protein kinase 2 isoform X1 has protein sequence MAQFRLQNVEDFYEIGELLGSGHFGQVRELRERTGGTCWAGKFVKLRRSASSRLGMERKSVEHEVTILQSLQHVNIMALRDVFESRAEIVLVVELIRGGELFDFIAAKENVTENEAIDFLKQILKGAGFMHSKQIAHFDLKPENIMLSDKNAEHPEIKIIDFGLAHRFNPGEEYKSLCGTPQYIAPEVINYEPLSVATDMWSIGVITYILLSGISPFQGENDEETLRNIVDMKYDFDEHYFSQTSDMAKDFIEKLLVKDQSERLTAEECLLHPWIKPLTRTQAANRNRSSINLKNFKKFNARRKWKMSYNMVWACNRLCRLQLLCKTAKENEELRSCESDQEDTETKPASLIRRRLSSSS, from the exons ATGGCTCAGTTTAGGCTGCAGAACGTGGAGGACTTCTACGAGATCGGAGAGTTACTGGGCAG TGGACACTTCGGGCAGGTGCGGGAGCTGCGAGAGCGAACCGGCGGCACGTGCTGGGCCGGGAAGTTTGTGAAGCTCCGCCGGAGCGCGAGCAGCCGTCTGGGCATGGAGCGGAAGAGCGTGGAGCACGAGGTGACGATCCTGCAGAGTCTGCAGCACGTCAACATCATGGCCTTACGCGACGTCTTCGAGAGCCGGGCCGAGATCGTCCTAGTCGTGGAGCT TATCCGTGGCGGGGAGCTTTTCGACTTCATCGCAGCGAAGGAGAACGTGACGGAGAACGAGGCCATCGACTTCCTGAAGCAGATTCTGAAAGGAGCTGGCTTCATGCACAGCAAACAAATCGCCCACTTTGATCTGAAG cCTGAGAACATCATGTTGTCGGATAAGAACGCAGAGCATCCCGAGATCAAGATCATCGATTTCGGACTCGCCCACCGCTTCAACCCGGGAGAGGAGTACAAGAGTCTGTGTGGCACTCCTCAGTACATAG CTCCTGAGGTGATAAACTACGAGCCGCTGAGCGTAGCCACTGACATGTG GAGTATTGGTGTTATTACCTACATACT ATTAAGCGGTATATCACCTTTCCAAGGAGAAAATGACGAGGAGACACTAAGGAACATTGTGGATATGAAGTACGACTTTGACGAGCATTACTTCAGCCAAACGAGCGACATGGCCAAAGATTTTATTGAGAAGCTGCTCGTAAAAGATCAGAG TGAGAGATTGACAGCTGAGGAATGTTTACTCCACCCCTGGATAAAG ccactCACACGTACGCAGGCAGCTAACAGGAATCGCTCGTCCATCAACTTGAAGAACTTCAAGAAGTTCAACGCCAGGAGAAAGtggaag ATGTCCTATAACATGGTCTGGGCGTGTAACAGACTTTGTCGTCTGCAGTTGCTCTGCAAGACAGCCAAAGAGAACGAGGAGCTG AGAAGTTGCGAGAGCGACCAGGAGGACACGGAGACCAAGCCGGCCTCTCTCATCCGCCGCCGACTGAGCAGCAGCTCCTGA